GGGACCATGGAGATCACCGACGTCACGGAACCGACCCGCGTCGCGGTGCACGTCGTCTTCGAGAAGCCGATGAAGTCCACCAGTACGAGCGTGCTCACCCTCGCGCCCCGCGGAGCGCAGACCGAGGTCACGTGGACGATGACCGGACCGCATTCGTTGTTCTCCCGCGTCGCCGCACCGCTCGGGCTGTTCGACAAGATGATCGGCAAGGACTTCGAAAAGGGCCTCGCCGCACTGAAATCCGAGACCGAGGTCTGAGTCGGTCGGCGACCGACGGCGGTCAGCGCGAGTACACGACCCGGGTCCCGAGCACCACGTCCTGAATCGACCGCCGATGCAGGTCGACCGCGGCCCACGCGAGACCGATCGGGAAGAACGTGTAGAAGGCGGCGCGAACAAGCGCGATGCTCGGCCGCATCCGGTCACGGCGCCGACCTCGCACACGAAGACCCATCACGACGCAGCCGAGCGTGCGGCCGGAGATGGCCCAGCACAAGGTGTTGTATGCGATCGACGCGACGATGAGCCCGGTTGCGGTGAACAGCGGTCCCGGGTTGGGAAAGTCGAACTGGGAGGCGTTGACCACCAGCATGACGAGGGCGAGGCCCAGGTAGGCGCTGCCGAGCAGCGCCATGACGGTCGCCAGATCGATGCCCGCCGCGATGCCTCTGCTGACGATGCCGGCCACCTTGTCGGTGTCGTGGACGACGTGATGGGGGTGGGTCGGCCGGTGGGGCGCCCCCTGACTGCCCACCCCGGCGGGCTCCCCTGACCCGGTCAGCTCACTCATGCGGACGCTCCCCTTCCGGCAGCGGCTCGGCCGACGCCCCGTTCGCCCGTCGGCGCAGCACTCGGCTGACGAGATTGGCGACCGCATCGTCGGCCCGCTCACCGCTGCTGCGCACGTCGGTCATCACATCGGCGGTGACCGACGTGCTGGCCTCCCGGATGATGTCGGTGAGGTCGACGCCGTCGATGATGTCGTTGGCCAGCCCGATGAGATCGACCCGATCCAGGATGGCCTCGATGTCGATCCGCCCGGCGATGGCGTCGATGTCGATCTGCCGCGCGATCCCGTTCAGGTCGACATTCGCGACCGCGGCGTTCAGATCGACACGCTCACGGATGACCGCGTCGAGGTCCACGCGATCCAGAATCGCCATGATGTCGAGCCCGGCGGCGACCTCGTTGAGGTCGACGTTGTCACGCACCAGCGTCGTCAGGTCCAGCTCGGCGACGATGGCGGAGACCACCAGGACCACCAGGGCCTGCGCCCGTTCGATCGCGGTCGGCGCCAGGTCGAGGATGCGCTCCCCCTCGGCCGCGAGTCGGTTCACGCCCCGCCGACCGAGTGGACCGACCACCGGCAGGCGTAGCGCGAGCCGGACGCCGGAGGCGGCCAGACGAGCGGACGCGACCGTCATCCGTGTGCCGAGCGCGAGCGCACCGGTCACGAGAACGACCTCTCGCGGCATCTCCCGGGCGAGCGAAGCGACGGGCGGCACTTCTACGTGTTGACCCACGCATGAATCGTAGTCGTGCGCAGGTCAAGACCCGGTCACAACGACCCAGCCGTTGCCCCGAGCGACGGGGACAACGGCTGCGGAGTCGGCGCTGCGACGACTGTCAGAGGCTCTTGTAGAGCTCTCGTGCCAGGTTGGCGGTCTCGCTCGGCGTCTTGCCGACCTTGACGCCCGCGGCCTCGAGGGCCTCCTTCTTGGCCTGGGCGGTGCCCGAGCTGCCGGACACGATCGCGCCGGCGTGACCCATGGTCTTGCCCTCCGGCGCGGTGAAGCCCGCGACGTAGCCGACGACCGGCTTGGAGACATTGGCCTTGATGTAGTCGGCGGCACGCTCCTCGGCGTCGCCACCGATCTCACCGATCATCACGATCACCTTGGTGTCGGGGTCCTTCTCGAACGCCTCGATGGCGTCGATGTGGGTGGTGCCGATGACCGGGTCGCCGCCGATGCCGATGGCGGTCGAGAAGCCGATGTCGCGCAGTTCGTACATCATCTGGTAGGTCAGCGTGCCCGACTTCGACACGAGACCGATCGGCCCGGTGCCGGCGATGTTCGCCGGGGTGATGC
This sequence is a window from Gordonia insulae. Protein-coding genes within it:
- a CDS encoding SRPBCC family protein; translation: MADYTVTRTQTIAALPEKIFPLIADLHEWRRWSPWEGLDPDLDREYSGNDSGVGAKYAWSGNRKAGKGTMEITDVTEPTRVAVHVVFEKPMKSTSTSVLTLAPRGAQTEVTWTMTGPHSLFSRVAAPLGLFDKMIGKDFEKGLAALKSETEV
- a CDS encoding RDD family protein; this encodes MSELTGSGEPAGVGSQGAPHRPTHPHHVVHDTDKVAGIVSRGIAAGIDLATVMALLGSAYLGLALVMLVVNASQFDFPNPGPLFTATGLIVASIAYNTLCWAISGRTLGCVVMGLRVRGRRRDRMRPSIALVRAAFYTFFPIGLAWAAVDLHRRSIQDVVLGTRVVYSR
- the sucD gene encoding succinate--CoA ligase subunit alpha is translated as MSIFLNKDNKVIVQGITGGEGTKHTALMLKAGTNIVGGVNARKAGTTVSHDGGVELPVFGSVSEAIEKTGADTSIAFVPPKFAKDAIIEAIDAEIPLLVVITEGIPVQDSAYAWAYNVSKGNKTRIIGPNCPGIITPGESLVGITPANIAGTGPIGLVSKSGTLTYQMMYELRDIGFSTAIGIGGDPVIGTTHIDAIEAFEKDPDTKVIVMIGEIGGDAEERAADYIKANVSKPVVGYVAGFTAPEGKTMGHAGAIVSGSSGTAQAKKEALEAAGVKVGKTPSETANLARELYKSL